The following proteins are encoded in a genomic region of Solea senegalensis isolate Sse05_10M linkage group LG5, IFAPA_SoseM_1, whole genome shotgun sequence:
- the nudt12 gene encoding LOW QUALITY PROTEIN: peroxisomal NADH pyrophosphatase NUDT12 (The sequence of the model RefSeq protein was modified relative to this genomic sequence to represent the inferred CDS: inserted 1 base in 1 codon) → MSHELSMQEEMVEKFLDAAARGDLTMVSTLLSQVPSFINHKGYRGWTPLMLAARNGHFHLVEKLLSHGCDRFLVNSSSQXASDIAKFWGHKHISNLLSQTDVSCQRLLQGSDFDQQENYFSRETLDRMSAKRTDKVWLDAKQSHPDTIYLLFSNLSPMVSSPQDGNDGGETKLCQFKYEVVKDLLQKPATVLVFLGVEKRKNCSSSFSSSQTKGGVQDPAAWFAICTDEDEAELLKRCKQKNCSFPKMPNRDLLKLTEEEAGVVAQARSVLGWHSRYSFCPTCGSSTKLEEGGYKRSCLNLDCRSLRGVHNTCYPRVDPVVIMLVIHPDGNQCLLGRKKVFPSGMFSCLAGFIEPGETIEDAVRREVEEESGVKIGPVQYVSCQPWPMPSNLMIGCLALAISTDIRVDENEIEEARWFTRQQVIDSLFRGESPAFTAPPRQTIAHQLIKHWIGMNSNL, encoded by the exons ATGAGTCATGAGCTGAGTATGCAGGAGGAGATGGTGGAGAAGTTTTTGGACGCAGCAGCCAGAGGAGATCTGACCATGGTGTCCACACTGTTGTCCCAAGTCCCCTCATTCATCAATCACAAAGGATACAGGGGCTGGACACCACTGATGCTGGCTGCTCGCAATGGACACTTTCATTTGGTGGAGAAGCTGCTGTCACATGG CTGTGATAGGTTTTTGGTCAACAGTTCGTCAC CGGCCTCTGATATTGCTAAGTTCTGGGGCCACAAACACATCTCCAACTTGCTCAGCCAGACAGATGTCAGTTGCCAGCGACTACTGCAAGGCTCCGACTTTGACCAGCAGGAAAACTACTTTAGCAGAGAAACGTTGGACCGGATGAGCGCAAAGAGGACCGACAAGGTGTGGCTGGACGCCAAACAGAGCCACCCAGACACCATCTACCTGCTGTTCTCCAATCTCAGCCCCATGGTCAGCAGCCCACAGGACGGCAATGATGGG GGTGAGACCAAGCTGTGTCAGTTCAAATATGAGGTCGTCAAAGATCTGCTCCAGAAACCTGCAACTGTGCTCGTCTTTTTAGGAGTAGAGAAAAGGAAGAATTgttcttcctccttttcctcctctcagaCAAAAGGGGGTGTTCAGGATCCTGCAGCTTGGTTTGCCATCTGcacagatgaagatgaagctgaACTTCTTAAACGCTGCAAACAGAAGAACTGCTCCTTCCCAAAAATGCCCAACCGAGACCTCCTGAAACTCACTGAGGAAGAAGCTG GAGTGGTGGCTCAGGCTCGATCAGTGTTGGGTTGGCACAGCCGCTACAGTTTCTGTCCCACATGTGGCAGCAGCACCAAGCTGGAGGAGGGAGGATACAAGAGGAGTTGTCTGAACTTAGACTGCAGGAGCCTGCGGGGGGTTCACAACACCTGTTATCCACGAGTTG acccAGTGGTCATCATGCTGGTGATCCACCCTGATGGAAACCAGTGTTTATTAGGAAGGAAGAAGGTCTTCCCTTCTGGCATGTTCTCCTGTCTGGCTGGATTCATAGAGCCTG GGGAGACGATCGAGGACGCAGtgaggagggaggtggaggaggagagtggtGTGAAGATCGGACCGGTACAGTACGTCTCCTGTCAACCTTGGCCGATGCCCTCCAACCTCATGATTGGCTGCCTGGCTTTGGCCATATCCACTGACATCAGAGTAGATGAAAATGAGATAGAGGAGGCTCGTTGGTTCACAAGGCAACAG gtGATCGACTCTTTGTTCAGAGGAGAGTCTCCAGCATTCACAGCTCCCCCGAGACAGACCATCGCCCACCAGCTCATCAAACACTGGATTGGCATGAACTCTAACCTCTAA